Genomic segment of Desulfonatronovibrio hydrogenovorans DSM 9292:
GACATGTGGATTTCACAATAGAGGTAGAGCGTTCCCTGAGAGTTCTTGACGGAAGTGTTGCAGTTTTCTGCGCTGTTGGTGGAGTAGAGCCTCAGTCTGAGACAGTCTGGCGTCAGGCTGATCGATACCATGTACCCAGGCTGGCCTTTGTCAACAAGATGGACAGAACCGGAGCTGATTTTTTCCGGGTGGTGGATATGATCAGGGACAGACTCAAGGCCAAGCCTGTTCCTTTGCAGATCCCCATGGGGGCTGAAGACTCTTTCAGGGGTTTAGTTGATCTGGTTCTGGGCAAGGCCCTGATCTTCAACGACCAGACCCAGGGAAAAGAGTTCGAAGTGAGCGAAATCCCTGCAGAGCTGCAGGAAGATTTTGAAAAGTGGCGTCAATACCTTGTTGAGGCCATAGCTGAGGAAGATGAGGTCCTGCTGGAAAAGTATCTGTCCGGTGAAGATCTTGACCCTGAGGAGCTTGCCGACGGGATTCGCAAGGCCACTATTGCCTTGACCATCTGCCCGGTTCTTTGTGGCTCAGCCTTTAAGAATAAGGGGGTTCAGCCTCTCTTGGATGCCACTGTTTCTTATCTGCCCTCTCCGGTTGATATTACGGCAATTAAAGGTACTGTCCCGGATACCCAGGAGGAGGTTCTCTGCCCTCCAGAAGATGACAAGCCCTTGAGTGCACTGGCTTTCAAGCTTGCTTCTGACCCTTTTGTGGGTCACTTGACATTTCTGCGAATCTATTCTGGTCATATTGAATCCGGCATGACTGTTATCAATGCTGCTTCAGGTAAAAAGGAGCGCATTGGCCGTCTTTTGAAGATGCACGCCAACAAGAGGGAAGAGATCAAGTCAGCCTATGCCGGAGACATCGTTGCAGCAGTGGGTCTGAAATTTACAGCAACCGGAGAGACTCTCTGCGCTCCTGAGCGACCGGTTCTTCTTGAGTCCATGGAGTTTCCTGAACCGGTAATTGAAATAGCTATTGAGCCTAAGACCAAGACTGACCGGGATTCCCTCAGCAATGCCCTGCAGAAGCTATCCAAGGAAGATCCTTCCTTCAGGGTCAAGAGTGATGACGAAACCGGACAGACCCTGATTGCCGGTATGGGCGAGCTTCACCTGGAAATCATCGTTGACCGGCTTACCCGTGAGTTTAAGGTTGAGGCTAATGTTGGCAAGCCCAGGGTTGCGTATCGTGAAACAGTAACCAAGCCTGTCAAGCATGAAACCAAGTATATCAAGCAGTCGGGCGGGCGTGGACAGTACGGGCACGTAGTCATTGAACTGGAGCCTGCAGAGCCCGGCCAAGGCTACGAGTTTGTGAATTCGATAGTCGGCGGGGTTATCCCCAAAGAATATATTCCAGCTATTGACAAGGGTATCAAGGACGCTCTCAAGAGCGGTGTCATGGCCGGATATCCGGTGGTGGACCTTAAAGTGAACCTGGTTTATGGATCCTATCATGATGTAGATTCCTCGGAACAGGCTTTTTACATTGCCGGTTCCATGGCTCTTAAGGAGGCCTGCGCCAA
This window contains:
- the fusA gene encoding elongation factor G, which translates into the protein MGRLVPIERQRNIGIMAHIDAGKTTTTERILFYTGISHKLGETHDGQATMDWMEQEQERGITITSAATTCFWKDHRINIIDTPGHVDFTIEVERSLRVLDGSVAVFCAVGGVEPQSETVWRQADRYHVPRLAFVNKMDRTGADFFRVVDMIRDRLKAKPVPLQIPMGAEDSFRGLVDLVLGKALIFNDQTQGKEFEVSEIPAELQEDFEKWRQYLVEAIAEEDEVLLEKYLSGEDLDPEELADGIRKATIALTICPVLCGSAFKNKGVQPLLDATVSYLPSPVDITAIKGTVPDTQEEVLCPPEDDKPLSALAFKLASDPFVGHLTFLRIYSGHIESGMTVINAASGKKERIGRLLKMHANKREEIKSAYAGDIVAAVGLKFTATGETLCAPERPVLLESMEFPEPVIEIAIEPKTKTDRDSLSNALQKLSKEDPSFRVKSDDETGQTLIAGMGELHLEIIVDRLTREFKVEANVGKPRVAYRETVTKPVKHETKYIKQSGGRGQYGHVVIELEPAEPGQGYEFVNSIVGGVIPKEYIPAIDKGIKDALKSGVMAGYPVVDLKVNLVYGSYHDVDSSEQAFYIAGSMALKEACAKASPVLLEPIMFIEVLTPEEYLGDVMGDLNGRRGKIISLEPRMGTQIVRAHVPLSNMFGYATDMRSNTQGRATYSMQFDHYDKVPASIAEEILKSK